CGGGCGGGCGCCACCCGATCGGTCAGTTTTCCGCCGGCGTACTGGCCGGCCATCCCGACGACGAGCAGGCCGGCGTAGACGTAGAACTCGGGGTCGACGTCGTAGCGTTCGAGCGTCGGCGCGACCGACAGCGCCTCCAGCGCGGGGGTGCCGTTGAGGATCTCCGGCAGGAAGGTGAGCGTCCCGCGGTAGAACAGCCCCTCGACGGTGACGATCGCGAAGACGACCGCGAACGCGCTGGCGAACAGCGCCCGCGAGTTCGCGACGAGGTCGGCCGGCGAGAGCGCCTCCTCCGGCCCCGCGTCGACGTCGTCGTCGACGGCGGCGGCCGGGTCGAACTCCGCGCGGAGGCCGTAGGCGGCCGCGAGCAGGCCCGGCACCGCGAGCAGCGCGGCGACGTACTGCCAGTCGAGGAAGACGAGCATCGTCGCGGCGGCCAGCGGGCCGAGCGCGATGCCGGCGTTGCCGGCGATGCCGTGCCAGGCGAAGACCGTCCCGCGCTCGTCGACGCCGGTGGAGATGAGCGAGAGCCCCGCGGGGTGGTAGACGCTGGCGGCGACGCCCCAGAGCACGAGGCCGACGGCGATCGCGTAGATCGAGTCGGCGTAGGCGGCCGCGGCGATCACGACGAACGCGAGGCTCATGCCGGCGAGACAGCCGACGATCAGCCGCTTGGTTCCGTAGCGGTCCGCGAGGATTCCGCCCGGGAGCGCGCCGATCCCGAAGGGGGCGTAGCCGAGCGCGACGACGACGCCCACGAGGGCGACCGAGACGTCGAACTCGGCGAGCCAGACGACGAGGAGGATCGGGATCGAGGTCTCGAACCAGTGGACCAGCGCGT
The Salinilacihabitans rarus DNA segment above includes these coding regions:
- a CDS encoding MFS transporter, with product MSLNANDRSIAGFTMAGHALVHWFETSIPILLVVWLAEFDVSVALVGVVVALGYAPFGIGALPGGILADRYGTKRLIVGCLAGMSLAFVVIAAAAYADSIYAIAVGLVLWGVAASVYHPAGLSLISTGVDERGTVFAWHGIAGNAGIALGPLAAATMLVFLDWQYVAALLAVPGLLAAAYGLRAEFDPAAAVDDDVDAGPEEALSPADLVANSRALFASAFAVVFAIVTVEGLFYRGTLTFLPEILNGTPALEALSVAPTLERYDVDPEFYVYAGLLVVGMAGQYAGGKLTDRVAPARGMAVIFVVLAALALSFVPVASVGLVAIVAYCAVLGFFLFAIQPFYQNAVAVYTPADARGLSYGYTYLGEFGLGAASIAIGGFVLDGFSTGAFFALLAAFALAGAALSAGLLVGLDRVFARSGADVAANPDD